From a region of the Chiloscyllium punctatum isolate Juve2018m chromosome 1, sChiPun1.3, whole genome shotgun sequence genome:
- the LOC140459481 gene encoding vesicle-associated membrane protein 8 isoform X1 produces the protein MASCSMDPGPEKLANLQGQVNDVKGIMSQNIEKVLERGEKLDDLIIKTDDLQASADTFQKTSTKIARKMWWKNTKMIIIIVDVGRDHTKRQHSRARASRTLSALSGPVRIVWSG, from the exons GCCAGCTGCAGTATGGATCCAGGCCCTGAGAAGTTGGCTAACCTACAGGGTCAGGTGAATGATGTTAAGGGCATCATGTCACAGAACATTGAAAAGGTTctggaaagaggagaaaaactGGATGACCTGATCATTAAGACAGATGATCTCCAAGCATCT GCTGACACTTTTCAGAAAACTTCCACAAAGATTGCAAGGAAAATGTGGTGGAAAAACACAAAAATGATCATCATCATTGTG GATGTTGGAAGAGACCATACCAAACGGCAGCATTCGAGAGCGCGAGCGTCTCGTACTCTGTCCGCATTGAGCGGGCCTGTGAGAATCGTGTGGTCAGGGTGA
- the LOC140459481 gene encoding vesicle-associated membrane protein 8 isoform X2, with product MDPGPEKLANLQGQVNDVKGIMSQNIEKVLERGEKLDDLIIKTDDLQASADTFQKTSTKIARKMWWKNTKMIIIIVDVGRDHTKRQHSRARASRTLSALSGPVRIVWSG from the exons ATGGATCCAGGCCCTGAGAAGTTGGCTAACCTACAGGGTCAGGTGAATGATGTTAAGGGCATCATGTCACAGAACATTGAAAAGGTTctggaaagaggagaaaaactGGATGACCTGATCATTAAGACAGATGATCTCCAAGCATCT GCTGACACTTTTCAGAAAACTTCCACAAAGATTGCAAGGAAAATGTGGTGGAAAAACACAAAAATGATCATCATCATTGTG GATGTTGGAAGAGACCATACCAAACGGCAGCATTCGAGAGCGCGAGCGTCTCGTACTCTGTCCGCATTGAGCGGGCCTGTGAGAATCGTGTGGTCAGGGTGA
- the LOC140459481 gene encoding vesicle-associated membrane protein 8 isoform X3, whose protein sequence is MASCSMDPGPEKLANLQGQVNDVKGIMSQNIEKVLERGEKLDDLIIKTDDLQASADTFQKTSTKIARKMWWKNTKMIIIIVVIVVIIIILIILIATDVIPT, encoded by the exons GCCAGCTGCAGTATGGATCCAGGCCCTGAGAAGTTGGCTAACCTACAGGGTCAGGTGAATGATGTTAAGGGCATCATGTCACAGAACATTGAAAAGGTTctggaaagaggagaaaaactGGATGACCTGATCATTAAGACAGATGATCTCCAAGCATCT GCTGACACTTTTCAGAAAACTTCCACAAAGATTGCAAGGAAAATGTGGTGGAAAAACACAAAAATGATCATCATCATTGTGGTAATAGTGGTTATAATCATCATCCTCATCATTCTCATTGCTACAGATGTCATCCCAACATAA